Proteins found in one Miscanthus floridulus cultivar M001 chromosome 4, ASM1932011v1, whole genome shotgun sequence genomic segment:
- the LOC136549488 gene encoding uncharacterized protein, with translation MTGANPWLRSPPRGNQISSAMSQPVTNSDHTTPPTQTQQPTRTTSVTQPVPTDASPGARSSRQSNEINESDEQLDAANSKGYVEQGEGQTGLVPVAQKQVCKKTIGLGLERLVKRGNMMPIQVAEGKKRPDVPLQAAKLASETGVALRDQLPIFTSWKLYERDQGPAQVQKVLDKVATRLDVQVEHEGPSRAACTDIVKRGVRQ, from the exons ATGACTGGTGCAAACCCTTGGCTAAGGTCTCCGCCTAGAGGCAACCAGATCAGTTCAGCCATGTCTCAGCCTGTTACAAACAGTGACCATACTACTCCTCCTACACAGACTCAGCAACCTACTCGCACAACTAGTGTCACCCAACCAGTTCCTACAGACGCCTCGCCAGGTGCACGGAGCTCTAGGCAAAGCAATGAAATCAATGAGTCcgatgagcaacttgatgctgCAAATTCAAAGGGCTATGTAGAGCAAGGAGAGGGACAGACTGGCTTGGTTCCAG TGGCCCAAAAGCAAGTCTGCAAGAAAACCATTGGTCTTGGCTTAGAGAGGCTGGTAAAAAGAGGAAACATGATGCCTATTCAAGTTGCTGAAGGGAAGAAGAGACCTGATGTCCCACTTCAGGCAGCAAAGCTGGCATCAGAGACTGGTGTTGCCCTTAGAGACCAGCTCCCTATCTTCACATCTTGGAAGCTTTATGAAAGAGATCAGGGGCCTGCACAAGTACAAAAAGTGCTTGACAAAGTGGCG ACAAGGTTGGATGTGCAAGTTGAGCATGAGGGACCAAGCAGGGCTGCATGCACTGATATTGTTAAGAGGGGAGTACGGCAGTAG